In Athalia rosae chromosome 6, iyAthRosa1.1, whole genome shotgun sequence, one DNA window encodes the following:
- the LOC105693678 gene encoding zinc finger protein 667-like → MNTAVQEWNNACRLCSEVKAEMLSIFGGEGTQRKVTLKMRACFPVMVYKTDPLPKQICQFCAARLDDAYEFRERCLSVYKNMHLQLIGLKESETVQIFLDAMKNSPDPCQAQLCKEKARAPPPLVPLSASLSAEKLPGLTSVAKKQEPNVSYGSLIELPCEVQIKEEPMDLADVGGSHLDSKNIIPDEHLDPIRCEGTEISQKTDKKSTGRVKTERRNLFTNESRLSNTTKSGNGSTSILEQVLTGNLTVNDRENKPKFKLSSKWWCAPCNRYYRTKASLRKHIRLFCPCKYKCKKCSEVFQSVEELARHEGSHHLKVMLNFHESVNKCDQCDREFVSWEILGHHKQKDHQPIPVTEAQTETNTWHSSCNRTFPTLESFQSHRQPHQPDMMPPLPATSAQFETLFDKNPFMDNIKSLTCPTCGKVCTQQSALSNHMRTHEPKKHKCEICGRSFGLFIRLAAHRLSEHNQQPIMSPIMASVEQEEALNAEREAREAREVGETAGGLENYSKESDDEGLYMDDLAHASMMSGKHSNVGRSKNVARCGICLQWFNDHTTMLTHLQTHSESYVSKNFSCRICKKMFKEKWQFQRHEASHKRANKITLYTCSTCKKTFKDKALHKAHEVTHVVDKTYHCPRCNKIFFKEVSLVTHQCVSGKPTFGKRGSNSKTASKGTLNFGAFKKYKCSKCNATFNNSQSRNSHMRVHTQAHAMLQMRKKELKRELEMNKAVPNLKSEEESPGTSLPAVMEPLVEVNVEDSPVLPAMKRTLITTGGGYRCGVCQSPFVLRELAVAHLRSAHPAATFHCQHCKKQFSTRYTLARHVETVHPNESEK, encoded by the exons atgaataccgcCGTACAGGAATGGAATAATGCCTGTAGACTTTGTTCTGAAGTAAAAGCAGAGATGCTATCAATATTTGGAGGCGAAGGTACCCAAAGAAAAGTCACCCTCAAAATGAGGGCATGCTTCCCAGTTATGGTGTACAAAACTGACCCACTGCCTAAACAAATATGCCAATTCTGTGCTGCTAGACTGGACGATGCTTATGAGTTCAGAGAACGTTGTCTAAGTGTCTATAAAAATATGCATCTACAACTTATTGGTTTGAAAGAATCTGAAactgttcaaatatttttggaTGCAATGAAGAATTCTCCAGATCCTTGTCAG GCACAGCTTTGTAAAGAAAAAGCAAGAGCTCCACCTCCACTGGTACCCTTATCGGCTTCATTATCAGCTGAAAAATTGCCCGGTCTAACATCTGTGGCCAAAAAACAAGAACCAAATGTTAGTTATGGGTCTTTGATTGAACTTCCATGCGAAGTACAGATTAAAGAAGAGCCAATGGATTTAGCTGATGTAGGTGGGTCCCATTTAGATTCAAAGAATATAATACCGGACGAACATTTAGACCCTATACGATGTGAGGGTACGGAAATCTCCCAAAAAACGGATAAAAAGTCAACAGGAAGAGTTAAAACAGAAAGGAGAAATCTATTTACCAATGAATCCAGACTTTCAAATACCACAAAATCTGGTAATGGAAGTACCAGTATTTTGGAACAAGTTCTAACTGGAAACTTGACTGTAAATGATCGAGAGAACAAACCAAAATTTAAACTAAGTTCTAAATGGTGGTGCGCCCCATGCAACCGATATTATAG AACAAAGGCGAGCTTACGCAAACACATACGACTCTTCTGTCCATGTAAATATAAGtgtaaaaaatgttcagaaGTATTTCAATCGGTCGAGGAGCTTGCAAGACATGAAGGATCTCATCATTTAAAAGTAATGttaaattttcacgaatctGTCAACAAATGTGATCAGTGTGATCGAGAATTTGTGAGCTGGGAAATACTCGGACATCACAAACAGAAAGATCACCAGCCAATCCCTGTGACTGAAGCTCAAACTGAGACTAACACATGGCATTCATCCTGTAATCG GACTTTTCCAACTCTTGAATCGTTCCAAAGTCATCGGCAGCCACATCAACCAGATATGATGCCACCACTGCCTGCAACTTCTGCCCAATTCGAAACACTGTTTGACAAGAATCCTTTCATGGATAACATTAAATCCTTGACATGTCCTACCTGTGGAAAG GTGTGTACACAACAGAGTGCATTATCAAATCATATGCGAACTCACGAACCGAAAAAACATAAATGTGAAATCTGTGGACGCTCGTTTGGGTTGTTCATTCGTTTAGCAGCACATAGGCTCAGCGAACATAATCAGCAACCCATAATGTCGCCTATTATGGCCAGTGTTGAACAAGAAGAAGCATTGAATGCTGAAAGAGAGGCTCGGGAAGCCAGAGAAGTTGGTGAAACAGCTGGTGGCTTAGAAAACTACTCGAAG GAGTCTGATGATGAAGGATTATATATGGATGACTTAGCTCATGCGAGTATGATGTCCGGTAAACACTCAAATGTTGGTAGATCAAAAAACGTGGCACGTTGTGGAATTTGCTTGCAGTGGTTCAATGATCATACTACTATGCTGACCCATTTGCAAACTCACTCTGAAAGCTATGTCTCTAAGAACTTTAGCTGCCGCATCTGCAAGAAAATGTTTAAAGAAAAATGGCAATTTCAACGTCACGAG GCTTCCCATAAACgtgcgaataaaataactttGTACACGTGTTCAACCTGTAAAAAAACCTTCAAAGATAAAGCACTGCACAAGGCACATGAAGTAACGCACGTTGTGGATAAAACGTATCACTGCCCAAGGtgtaacaaaatatttttcaaagaagtcTCCCTCGTGACGCATCAGTGTGTTTCGGGTAAACCAACATTTGGAAAACGCGGTTCAAATTCCAAGACTGCCTCCAAGGGTACTCTTAACTTCGGCGCTTTCAAGAAGTACAAGTGTTCCAAGTGTAATGCAACCTTCAACAATTCTCAATCTAGAAATTCTCACATGAGGGTACATACGCAAGCACACGCAATG CTCCAGATGCGGAAGAAGGAATTGAAAAGAGAGCTAGAAATGAATAAAGCAGTGCCAAATTTGAAATCAGAAGAAGAGTCACCAGGTACATCACTACCGGCAGTCATGGAACCTCTTGTAGAAGTCAATGTCGAAGATTCTCCAGTGTTACCTGCCATGAAGCGGACTCTGATAACAACTGGCGGCGG TTACCGCTGTGGTGTTTGCCAATCCCCGTTCGTTCTGCGAGAACTGGCGGTAGCACATCTGAGATCGGCTCACCCAGCGGCGACGTTTCATTGTCAACATTGCAAAAAACAGTTTTCAACACGTTACACATTAGCACGTCACGTCGAGACGGTCCATCCAAACGAATCGGAAAAGTAA